The proteins below are encoded in one region of Styela clava chromosome 4, kaStyClav1.hap1.2, whole genome shotgun sequence:
- the LOC120326502 gene encoding uncharacterized protein LOC120326502 isoform X5 — protein sequence MFIPVRTDFDTIPEEYRILGKKGEGTFSEVLKCQHIKDGTYYACKKMKQHYNGVEEVNNLREIQAMRRLNPHANVIELHEIIFDKKTGTVALICELMDMNIYELIRGRRHYLQESKVKSYMYQLLKSLDHMHRCGIFHRDVKPENILVKDDLLKLADFGSCRSVYSKQPYTEYISTRWYRAPECLLTDGYYTYRMDLWSVGCVFFEVMSLHPLFPGANEVDQIAKIHDVLGTPDASILNKMKHRNRGINFDFPTKKGTGIEKLLPHASQQSIELIYKMCTYDPDERITAKQALRHSYFRDLRDADKRAHEAKQAARFSEVANKPAAAANTNDIPLWKQNQMQKKRSLSGRKSIDRHHLGFENHKLEKLPKQAVANAKKELKPARSDNFDLPLAEGLASDIRINNMKPNKSCKDIALPKKGKVSLLDFLQGPIGVKPIVAAKGSRPLWMPQKSTSFAESPSSKILKPAVIRDKGKGKKEKFTGAVCASGIVDKDVVCKPVIRNAEYTKKLKPLQQKGSEVLLQKRSIKSQLEKKVKDHLVGRRQRRLEQHHARGHQAIGGVGNHGGTGALPQIVPLNGTAIHGPSAFTTTSSKPPFPSTTLAKVPLHHSHQQGATLLPGILKPNMLGAKHLSKHKVKATDVTTKSMYGHYQLPSINRHVYH from the exons atgttCATTCCAGTCAGGACAGATTTTGATACAATACCCGAAG AATATCGAATTCTTGGAAAGAAGGGTGAAGGAACGTTTTCAGAAGTATTAAAATGCCAGCACATAAAAGATGGAACATACTATGCATGCAAAAAAATGAAGCAGCACTACAATGG GGTTGAAGAAGTGAACAACTTGCGTGAGATTCAAGCAATGCGACGTCTCAATCCTCACGCCAATGTCATTGAGCTGCACGAAATCATCTT TGATAAAAAGACTGGAACAGTGGCCTTAATATGTGAATTAATGGATATGAACATCTATGAACTAATTCGAG GGAGAAGGCATTATTTACAAGAATCTAAAGTGAAAAGTTATATGTATCAATTGTTGAAATCATTGGATCACATGCACAG aTGCGGAATATTTCACCGAGATGTCAAAccagaaaatattttagtaaag GATGATTTATTGAAGTTGGCTGATTTTGGTTCGTGTCGAAGTGTATATAGCAAACAACCATATACAGAGTACATCAGTACAAGATGGTACAGAGCACCCGAATGCTTATTAACAGATGGGTACTATACATACAGAATGGACTTGTGGAGTGTAGGATGTGTATTCTTTGAAGTCATGAG TCTGCATCCACTGTTTCCTGGGGCAAATGAAGTCGACCAAATTGCGAAAATTCATGATGTTTTGGGCACACCAGATGCCTCTATacttaataaaatgaaaca TCGAAATCGtggaattaattttgattttcctaCAAAGAAAGGAACAGGAATAGAGAAGTTACTGCCACATGCATCACAACAAAGCATAGaacttatatataaaatgtgTACGTATGATCCTGATGAAAGAATAACAGCTAAACAAGCTCTTCGACATTCATACTTCAGGGATTTAAG AGATGCAGACAAGCGAGCACATGAAGCCAAACAAGCGGCAAGATTTAGTGAAGTAGCAAATAAACCTGCCGCCGCAGCAAACACCAATGATATCCCATTGTGGAAGCAAAATCAGATGCAGAAGAAAAGG TCATTATCAGGAAGAAAGTCCATAGATAGACATCATCTGGGATTTGAAAATCATAAGCTTGAAAAATTACCAAAGCAAGCTGTTGCGAATGCAAAAAAAGAGTTGAAGCCAGCGAGATCAGACAATTTTGATTTACCATTAGCTGAAGGATTAGCATCAGATATTAGAATAAATAACATGAAACCCAATAAATCATGCAAAGACATAGCCTTACCAAAAAAAGGAAAAGTTAGTTTACTAGACTTTTTACAAGGCCCAATCGGCGTCAAACCAATTGTAGCTGCAAAAGGTAGCAGGCCATTATGGATGCCACAGAAAAGCACTAGTTTTGCAGAATCTCCTAGTTCAAAGATACTGAAGCCAGCAGTTATTAGAGATAAAGGAAAAGGGAAAAAGGAGAAATTTACAGGAGCAGTTTGTGCATCAGGAATTGTTGACAAGGATGTTGTATGTAAACCAGTCATCCGTAATGCAGAGtatactaaaaaattgaaaCCGCTGCAGCAGAAAGGTTCTGAAGTTCTATTACAGAAGCGTTCAATAAAATCTCAACTGGAGAAAAAAGTCAAGGATCATTTAGTTGGG AGGCGACAGCGCCGACTGGAACAACATCATGCTCGTGGACATCAAGCGATCGGTGGAGTTGGAAATCATGGTGGAACAGGTGCACTGCCTCAGATTGTACCATTGAATGGTACTGCTATACATGGTCCATCAGCGTTTACCACAACATCTTCGAAACCACCTTTTCCATCCACTACCCTAGCAAag GTTCCACTCCACCACAGTCATCAACAAGGCGCCACTCTCCTACCAGGAATACTTAAACCAAACATGTTGGGTGCCAAACATTTATCAAAACATAAGGTAAAG GCTACTGATGTTACAACAAAAAGTATGTATGGACATTATCAACTACCTTCTATAAACAGACACGTCTATCACTGA
- the LOC120326502 gene encoding uncharacterized protein LOC120326502 isoform X4 produces MTTIFVIIIDDKECHYEYRILGKKGEGTFSEVLKCQHIKDGTYYACKKMKQHYNGVEEVNNLREIQAMRRLNPHANVIELHEIIFDKKTGTVALICELMDMNIYELIRGRRHYLQESKVKSYMYQLLKSLDHMHRCGIFHRDVKPENILVKDDLLKLADFGSCRSVYSKQPYTEYISTRWYRAPECLLTDGYYTYRMDLWSVGCVFFEVMSLHPLFPGANEVDQIAKIHDVLGTPDASILNKMKHRNRGINFDFPTKKGTGIEKLLPHASQQSIELIYKMCTYDPDERITAKQALRHSYFRDLRDADKRAHEAKQAARFSEVANKPAAAANTNDIPLWKQNQMQKKRSLSGRKSIDRHHLGFENHKLEKLPKQAVANAKKELKPARSDNFDLPLAEGLASDIRINNMKPNKSCKDIALPKKGKVSLLDFLQGPIGVKPIVAAKGSRPLWMPQKSTSFAESPSSKILKPAVIRDKGKGKKEKFTGAVCASGIVDKDVVCKPVIRNAEYTKKLKPLQQKGSEVLLQKRSIKSQLEKKVKDHLVGRRQRRLEQHHARGHQAIGGVGNHGGTGALPQIVPLNGTAIHGPSAFTTTSSKPPFPSTTLAKVPLHHSHQQGATLLPGILKPNMLGAKHLSKHKVKATDVTTKSMYGHYQLPSINRHVYH; encoded by the exons ATGACTActatttttgtaataataattgATGACAAAGAATGCCATTATG AATATCGAATTCTTGGAAAGAAGGGTGAAGGAACGTTTTCAGAAGTATTAAAATGCCAGCACATAAAAGATGGAACATACTATGCATGCAAAAAAATGAAGCAGCACTACAATGG GGTTGAAGAAGTGAACAACTTGCGTGAGATTCAAGCAATGCGACGTCTCAATCCTCACGCCAATGTCATTGAGCTGCACGAAATCATCTT TGATAAAAAGACTGGAACAGTGGCCTTAATATGTGAATTAATGGATATGAACATCTATGAACTAATTCGAG GGAGAAGGCATTATTTACAAGAATCTAAAGTGAAAAGTTATATGTATCAATTGTTGAAATCATTGGATCACATGCACAG aTGCGGAATATTTCACCGAGATGTCAAAccagaaaatattttagtaaag GATGATTTATTGAAGTTGGCTGATTTTGGTTCGTGTCGAAGTGTATATAGCAAACAACCATATACAGAGTACATCAGTACAAGATGGTACAGAGCACCCGAATGCTTATTAACAGATGGGTACTATACATACAGAATGGACTTGTGGAGTGTAGGATGTGTATTCTTTGAAGTCATGAG TCTGCATCCACTGTTTCCTGGGGCAAATGAAGTCGACCAAATTGCGAAAATTCATGATGTTTTGGGCACACCAGATGCCTCTATacttaataaaatgaaaca TCGAAATCGtggaattaattttgattttcctaCAAAGAAAGGAACAGGAATAGAGAAGTTACTGCCACATGCATCACAACAAAGCATAGaacttatatataaaatgtgTACGTATGATCCTGATGAAAGAATAACAGCTAAACAAGCTCTTCGACATTCATACTTCAGGGATTTAAG AGATGCAGACAAGCGAGCACATGAAGCCAAACAAGCGGCAAGATTTAGTGAAGTAGCAAATAAACCTGCCGCCGCAGCAAACACCAATGATATCCCATTGTGGAAGCAAAATCAGATGCAGAAGAAAAGG TCATTATCAGGAAGAAAGTCCATAGATAGACATCATCTGGGATTTGAAAATCATAAGCTTGAAAAATTACCAAAGCAAGCTGTTGCGAATGCAAAAAAAGAGTTGAAGCCAGCGAGATCAGACAATTTTGATTTACCATTAGCTGAAGGATTAGCATCAGATATTAGAATAAATAACATGAAACCCAATAAATCATGCAAAGACATAGCCTTACCAAAAAAAGGAAAAGTTAGTTTACTAGACTTTTTACAAGGCCCAATCGGCGTCAAACCAATTGTAGCTGCAAAAGGTAGCAGGCCATTATGGATGCCACAGAAAAGCACTAGTTTTGCAGAATCTCCTAGTTCAAAGATACTGAAGCCAGCAGTTATTAGAGATAAAGGAAAAGGGAAAAAGGAGAAATTTACAGGAGCAGTTTGTGCATCAGGAATTGTTGACAAGGATGTTGTATGTAAACCAGTCATCCGTAATGCAGAGtatactaaaaaattgaaaCCGCTGCAGCAGAAAGGTTCTGAAGTTCTATTACAGAAGCGTTCAATAAAATCTCAACTGGAGAAAAAAGTCAAGGATCATTTAGTTGGG AGGCGACAGCGCCGACTGGAACAACATCATGCTCGTGGACATCAAGCGATCGGTGGAGTTGGAAATCATGGTGGAACAGGTGCACTGCCTCAGATTGTACCATTGAATGGTACTGCTATACATGGTCCATCAGCGTTTACCACAACATCTTCGAAACCACCTTTTCCATCCACTACCCTAGCAAag GTTCCACTCCACCACAGTCATCAACAAGGCGCCACTCTCCTACCAGGAATACTTAAACCAAACATGTTGGGTGCCAAACATTTATCAAAACATAAGGTAAAG GCTACTGATGTTACAACAAAAAGTATGTATGGACATTATCAACTACCTTCTATAAACAGACACGTCTATCACTGA
- the LOC120326502 gene encoding uncharacterized protein LOC120326502 isoform X2 — translation MTHYGINLKNSVHHKGVPMGSLYKDLLTHGKGLPPHRHHPSSYDFVFASTLRAHEYRILGKKGEGTFSEVLKCQHIKDGTYYACKKMKQHYNGVEEVNNLREIQAMRRLNPHANVIELHEIIFDKKTGTVALICELMDMNIYELIRGRRHYLQESKVKSYMYQLLKSLDHMHRCGIFHRDVKPENILVKDDLLKLADFGSCRSVYSKQPYTEYISTRWYRAPECLLTDGYYTYRMDLWSVGCVFFEVMSLHPLFPGANEVDQIAKIHDVLGTPDASILNKMKHRNRGINFDFPTKKGTGIEKLLPHASQQSIELIYKMCTYDPDERITAKQALRHSYFRDLRDADKRAHEAKQAARFSEVANKPAAAANTNDIPLWKQNQMQKKRSLSGRKSIDRHHLGFENHKLEKLPKQAVANAKKELKPARSDNFDLPLAEGLASDIRINNMKPNKSCKDIALPKKGKVSLLDFLQGPIGVKPIVAAKGSRPLWMPQKSTSFAESPSSKILKPAVIRDKGKGKKEKFTGAVCASGIVDKDVVCKPVIRNAEYTKKLKPLQQKGSEVLLQKRSIKSQLEKKVKDHLVGRRQRRLEQHHARGHQAIGGVGNHGGTGALPQIVPLNGTAIHGPSAFTTTSSKPPFPSTTLAKVPLHHSHQQGATLLPGILKPNMLGAKHLSKHKATDVTTKSMYGHYQLPSINRHVYH, via the exons ATGACTCATTACGGTATAAATTTGAAGAACTCTGTACACCACAAAGGAGTTCCGATGGGATCTTTATACAAAGATCTCTTAACACATGGAAAAGGACTTCCTCCACACCGACACCATCCAAGTAGTTACGACTTCGTCTTCGCCAGCACTTTGAGGGCCCATG AATATCGAATTCTTGGAAAGAAGGGTGAAGGAACGTTTTCAGAAGTATTAAAATGCCAGCACATAAAAGATGGAACATACTATGCATGCAAAAAAATGAAGCAGCACTACAATGG GGTTGAAGAAGTGAACAACTTGCGTGAGATTCAAGCAATGCGACGTCTCAATCCTCACGCCAATGTCATTGAGCTGCACGAAATCATCTT TGATAAAAAGACTGGAACAGTGGCCTTAATATGTGAATTAATGGATATGAACATCTATGAACTAATTCGAG GGAGAAGGCATTATTTACAAGAATCTAAAGTGAAAAGTTATATGTATCAATTGTTGAAATCATTGGATCACATGCACAG aTGCGGAATATTTCACCGAGATGTCAAAccagaaaatattttagtaaag GATGATTTATTGAAGTTGGCTGATTTTGGTTCGTGTCGAAGTGTATATAGCAAACAACCATATACAGAGTACATCAGTACAAGATGGTACAGAGCACCCGAATGCTTATTAACAGATGGGTACTATACATACAGAATGGACTTGTGGAGTGTAGGATGTGTATTCTTTGAAGTCATGAG TCTGCATCCACTGTTTCCTGGGGCAAATGAAGTCGACCAAATTGCGAAAATTCATGATGTTTTGGGCACACCAGATGCCTCTATacttaataaaatgaaaca TCGAAATCGtggaattaattttgattttcctaCAAAGAAAGGAACAGGAATAGAGAAGTTACTGCCACATGCATCACAACAAAGCATAGaacttatatataaaatgtgTACGTATGATCCTGATGAAAGAATAACAGCTAAACAAGCTCTTCGACATTCATACTTCAGGGATTTAAG AGATGCAGACAAGCGAGCACATGAAGCCAAACAAGCGGCAAGATTTAGTGAAGTAGCAAATAAACCTGCCGCCGCAGCAAACACCAATGATATCCCATTGTGGAAGCAAAATCAGATGCAGAAGAAAAGG TCATTATCAGGAAGAAAGTCCATAGATAGACATCATCTGGGATTTGAAAATCATAAGCTTGAAAAATTACCAAAGCAAGCTGTTGCGAATGCAAAAAAAGAGTTGAAGCCAGCGAGATCAGACAATTTTGATTTACCATTAGCTGAAGGATTAGCATCAGATATTAGAATAAATAACATGAAACCCAATAAATCATGCAAAGACATAGCCTTACCAAAAAAAGGAAAAGTTAGTTTACTAGACTTTTTACAAGGCCCAATCGGCGTCAAACCAATTGTAGCTGCAAAAGGTAGCAGGCCATTATGGATGCCACAGAAAAGCACTAGTTTTGCAGAATCTCCTAGTTCAAAGATACTGAAGCCAGCAGTTATTAGAGATAAAGGAAAAGGGAAAAAGGAGAAATTTACAGGAGCAGTTTGTGCATCAGGAATTGTTGACAAGGATGTTGTATGTAAACCAGTCATCCGTAATGCAGAGtatactaaaaaattgaaaCCGCTGCAGCAGAAAGGTTCTGAAGTTCTATTACAGAAGCGTTCAATAAAATCTCAACTGGAGAAAAAAGTCAAGGATCATTTAGTTGGG AGGCGACAGCGCCGACTGGAACAACATCATGCTCGTGGACATCAAGCGATCGGTGGAGTTGGAAATCATGGTGGAACAGGTGCACTGCCTCAGATTGTACCATTGAATGGTACTGCTATACATGGTCCATCAGCGTTTACCACAACATCTTCGAAACCACCTTTTCCATCCACTACCCTAGCAAag GTTCCACTCCACCACAGTCATCAACAAGGCGCCACTCTCCTACCAGGAATACTTAAACCAAACATGTTGGGTGCCAAACATTTATCAAAACATAAG GCTACTGATGTTACAACAAAAAGTATGTATGGACATTATCAACTACCTTCTATAAACAGACACGTCTATCACTGA
- the LOC120326502 gene encoding uncharacterized protein LOC120326502 isoform X1 yields the protein MTHYGINLKNSVHHKGVPMGSLYKDLLTHGKGLPPHRHHPSSYDFVFASTLRAHEYRILGKKGEGTFSEVLKCQHIKDGTYYACKKMKQHYNGVEEVNNLREIQAMRRLNPHANVIELHEIIFDKKTGTVALICELMDMNIYELIRGRRHYLQESKVKSYMYQLLKSLDHMHRCGIFHRDVKPENILVKDDLLKLADFGSCRSVYSKQPYTEYISTRWYRAPECLLTDGYYTYRMDLWSVGCVFFEVMSLHPLFPGANEVDQIAKIHDVLGTPDASILNKMKHRNRGINFDFPTKKGTGIEKLLPHASQQSIELIYKMCTYDPDERITAKQALRHSYFRDLRDADKRAHEAKQAARFSEVANKPAAAANTNDIPLWKQNQMQKKRSLSGRKSIDRHHLGFENHKLEKLPKQAVANAKKELKPARSDNFDLPLAEGLASDIRINNMKPNKSCKDIALPKKGKVSLLDFLQGPIGVKPIVAAKGSRPLWMPQKSTSFAESPSSKILKPAVIRDKGKGKKEKFTGAVCASGIVDKDVVCKPVIRNAEYTKKLKPLQQKGSEVLLQKRSIKSQLEKKVKDHLVGRRQRRLEQHHARGHQAIGGVGNHGGTGALPQIVPLNGTAIHGPSAFTTTSSKPPFPSTTLAKVPLHHSHQQGATLLPGILKPNMLGAKHLSKHKVKATDVTTKSMYGHYQLPSINRHVYH from the exons ATGACTCATTACGGTATAAATTTGAAGAACTCTGTACACCACAAAGGAGTTCCGATGGGATCTTTATACAAAGATCTCTTAACACATGGAAAAGGACTTCCTCCACACCGACACCATCCAAGTAGTTACGACTTCGTCTTCGCCAGCACTTTGAGGGCCCATG AATATCGAATTCTTGGAAAGAAGGGTGAAGGAACGTTTTCAGAAGTATTAAAATGCCAGCACATAAAAGATGGAACATACTATGCATGCAAAAAAATGAAGCAGCACTACAATGG GGTTGAAGAAGTGAACAACTTGCGTGAGATTCAAGCAATGCGACGTCTCAATCCTCACGCCAATGTCATTGAGCTGCACGAAATCATCTT TGATAAAAAGACTGGAACAGTGGCCTTAATATGTGAATTAATGGATATGAACATCTATGAACTAATTCGAG GGAGAAGGCATTATTTACAAGAATCTAAAGTGAAAAGTTATATGTATCAATTGTTGAAATCATTGGATCACATGCACAG aTGCGGAATATTTCACCGAGATGTCAAAccagaaaatattttagtaaag GATGATTTATTGAAGTTGGCTGATTTTGGTTCGTGTCGAAGTGTATATAGCAAACAACCATATACAGAGTACATCAGTACAAGATGGTACAGAGCACCCGAATGCTTATTAACAGATGGGTACTATACATACAGAATGGACTTGTGGAGTGTAGGATGTGTATTCTTTGAAGTCATGAG TCTGCATCCACTGTTTCCTGGGGCAAATGAAGTCGACCAAATTGCGAAAATTCATGATGTTTTGGGCACACCAGATGCCTCTATacttaataaaatgaaaca TCGAAATCGtggaattaattttgattttcctaCAAAGAAAGGAACAGGAATAGAGAAGTTACTGCCACATGCATCACAACAAAGCATAGaacttatatataaaatgtgTACGTATGATCCTGATGAAAGAATAACAGCTAAACAAGCTCTTCGACATTCATACTTCAGGGATTTAAG AGATGCAGACAAGCGAGCACATGAAGCCAAACAAGCGGCAAGATTTAGTGAAGTAGCAAATAAACCTGCCGCCGCAGCAAACACCAATGATATCCCATTGTGGAAGCAAAATCAGATGCAGAAGAAAAGG TCATTATCAGGAAGAAAGTCCATAGATAGACATCATCTGGGATTTGAAAATCATAAGCTTGAAAAATTACCAAAGCAAGCTGTTGCGAATGCAAAAAAAGAGTTGAAGCCAGCGAGATCAGACAATTTTGATTTACCATTAGCTGAAGGATTAGCATCAGATATTAGAATAAATAACATGAAACCCAATAAATCATGCAAAGACATAGCCTTACCAAAAAAAGGAAAAGTTAGTTTACTAGACTTTTTACAAGGCCCAATCGGCGTCAAACCAATTGTAGCTGCAAAAGGTAGCAGGCCATTATGGATGCCACAGAAAAGCACTAGTTTTGCAGAATCTCCTAGTTCAAAGATACTGAAGCCAGCAGTTATTAGAGATAAAGGAAAAGGGAAAAAGGAGAAATTTACAGGAGCAGTTTGTGCATCAGGAATTGTTGACAAGGATGTTGTATGTAAACCAGTCATCCGTAATGCAGAGtatactaaaaaattgaaaCCGCTGCAGCAGAAAGGTTCTGAAGTTCTATTACAGAAGCGTTCAATAAAATCTCAACTGGAGAAAAAAGTCAAGGATCATTTAGTTGGG AGGCGACAGCGCCGACTGGAACAACATCATGCTCGTGGACATCAAGCGATCGGTGGAGTTGGAAATCATGGTGGAACAGGTGCACTGCCTCAGATTGTACCATTGAATGGTACTGCTATACATGGTCCATCAGCGTTTACCACAACATCTTCGAAACCACCTTTTCCATCCACTACCCTAGCAAag GTTCCACTCCACCACAGTCATCAACAAGGCGCCACTCTCCTACCAGGAATACTTAAACCAAACATGTTGGGTGCCAAACATTTATCAAAACATAAGGTAAAG GCTACTGATGTTACAACAAAAAGTATGTATGGACATTATCAACTACCTTCTATAAACAGACACGTCTATCACTGA
- the LOC120326502 gene encoding uncharacterized protein LOC120326502 isoform X3 → MSHFITMLPSSCIIQNYIIVDNLSVTCLCWRYRYAHLGSCSLHSTMHKYRILGKKGEGTFSEVLKCQHIKDGTYYACKKMKQHYNGVEEVNNLREIQAMRRLNPHANVIELHEIIFDKKTGTVALICELMDMNIYELIRGRRHYLQESKVKSYMYQLLKSLDHMHRCGIFHRDVKPENILVKDDLLKLADFGSCRSVYSKQPYTEYISTRWYRAPECLLTDGYYTYRMDLWSVGCVFFEVMSLHPLFPGANEVDQIAKIHDVLGTPDASILNKMKHRNRGINFDFPTKKGTGIEKLLPHASQQSIELIYKMCTYDPDERITAKQALRHSYFRDLRDADKRAHEAKQAARFSEVANKPAAAANTNDIPLWKQNQMQKKRSLSGRKSIDRHHLGFENHKLEKLPKQAVANAKKELKPARSDNFDLPLAEGLASDIRINNMKPNKSCKDIALPKKGKVSLLDFLQGPIGVKPIVAAKGSRPLWMPQKSTSFAESPSSKILKPAVIRDKGKGKKEKFTGAVCASGIVDKDVVCKPVIRNAEYTKKLKPLQQKGSEVLLQKRSIKSQLEKKVKDHLVGRRQRRLEQHHARGHQAIGGVGNHGGTGALPQIVPLNGTAIHGPSAFTTTSSKPPFPSTTLAKVPLHHSHQQGATLLPGILKPNMLGAKHLSKHKVKATDVTTKSMYGHYQLPSINRHVYH, encoded by the exons ATGtcacattttatcacaatgCTTCCATCTTCATGTATTATTCAGAATTATATTATTGTAGATAATTTATCGGTTACTTGTTTATGTTGGAGGTATCGGTATGCACATTTGGGTTCCTGCAGTCTTCATTCCACCATGCACA AATATCGAATTCTTGGAAAGAAGGGTGAAGGAACGTTTTCAGAAGTATTAAAATGCCAGCACATAAAAGATGGAACATACTATGCATGCAAAAAAATGAAGCAGCACTACAATGG GGTTGAAGAAGTGAACAACTTGCGTGAGATTCAAGCAATGCGACGTCTCAATCCTCACGCCAATGTCATTGAGCTGCACGAAATCATCTT TGATAAAAAGACTGGAACAGTGGCCTTAATATGTGAATTAATGGATATGAACATCTATGAACTAATTCGAG GGAGAAGGCATTATTTACAAGAATCTAAAGTGAAAAGTTATATGTATCAATTGTTGAAATCATTGGATCACATGCACAG aTGCGGAATATTTCACCGAGATGTCAAAccagaaaatattttagtaaag GATGATTTATTGAAGTTGGCTGATTTTGGTTCGTGTCGAAGTGTATATAGCAAACAACCATATACAGAGTACATCAGTACAAGATGGTACAGAGCACCCGAATGCTTATTAACAGATGGGTACTATACATACAGAATGGACTTGTGGAGTGTAGGATGTGTATTCTTTGAAGTCATGAG TCTGCATCCACTGTTTCCTGGGGCAAATGAAGTCGACCAAATTGCGAAAATTCATGATGTTTTGGGCACACCAGATGCCTCTATacttaataaaatgaaaca TCGAAATCGtggaattaattttgattttcctaCAAAGAAAGGAACAGGAATAGAGAAGTTACTGCCACATGCATCACAACAAAGCATAGaacttatatataaaatgtgTACGTATGATCCTGATGAAAGAATAACAGCTAAACAAGCTCTTCGACATTCATACTTCAGGGATTTAAG AGATGCAGACAAGCGAGCACATGAAGCCAAACAAGCGGCAAGATTTAGTGAAGTAGCAAATAAACCTGCCGCCGCAGCAAACACCAATGATATCCCATTGTGGAAGCAAAATCAGATGCAGAAGAAAAGG TCATTATCAGGAAGAAAGTCCATAGATAGACATCATCTGGGATTTGAAAATCATAAGCTTGAAAAATTACCAAAGCAAGCTGTTGCGAATGCAAAAAAAGAGTTGAAGCCAGCGAGATCAGACAATTTTGATTTACCATTAGCTGAAGGATTAGCATCAGATATTAGAATAAATAACATGAAACCCAATAAATCATGCAAAGACATAGCCTTACCAAAAAAAGGAAAAGTTAGTTTACTAGACTTTTTACAAGGCCCAATCGGCGTCAAACCAATTGTAGCTGCAAAAGGTAGCAGGCCATTATGGATGCCACAGAAAAGCACTAGTTTTGCAGAATCTCCTAGTTCAAAGATACTGAAGCCAGCAGTTATTAGAGATAAAGGAAAAGGGAAAAAGGAGAAATTTACAGGAGCAGTTTGTGCATCAGGAATTGTTGACAAGGATGTTGTATGTAAACCAGTCATCCGTAATGCAGAGtatactaaaaaattgaaaCCGCTGCAGCAGAAAGGTTCTGAAGTTCTATTACAGAAGCGTTCAATAAAATCTCAACTGGAGAAAAAAGTCAAGGATCATTTAGTTGGG AGGCGACAGCGCCGACTGGAACAACATCATGCTCGTGGACATCAAGCGATCGGTGGAGTTGGAAATCATGGTGGAACAGGTGCACTGCCTCAGATTGTACCATTGAATGGTACTGCTATACATGGTCCATCAGCGTTTACCACAACATCTTCGAAACCACCTTTTCCATCCACTACCCTAGCAAag GTTCCACTCCACCACAGTCATCAACAAGGCGCCACTCTCCTACCAGGAATACTTAAACCAAACATGTTGGGTGCCAAACATTTATCAAAACATAAGGTAAAG GCTACTGATGTTACAACAAAAAGTATGTATGGACATTATCAACTACCTTCTATAAACAGACACGTCTATCACTGA